The following nucleotide sequence is from Apium graveolens cultivar Ventura chromosome 4, ASM990537v1, whole genome shotgun sequence.
GCAAAATTCTCAAGCATTATCTCTTTTCCAAAATATTATAAACTTTCTACCATATTAACACATgtgacatgattatcacatatTCCTGCTTACTATCTcaaagaataataacacaaagaaacTTACCGAAAAATTATCCAAACCTTCCAACTCTTGCttaaaatctcaaataaaccaacaaatggtggatagggttgcaacacaCCTTCCAACCTCTTTCATCACTTCTTACTTTCCTCAGAAATCAACAAAATAGCAAGGCAATGGCATAAAAGCCTAAAGCTAAATGCAAAACAGGAAATCTGAACAACTTAGCTATAaccagcccaataacctaaactTAACTCTGTAAGAgttaaactacacgcgcctatcttatgtgatcttcctatgacttaCTTAAGACAGTCCTAATCCTGTTTTAGTGAccataacatgtagctctgataccaacctgtgacgccctccaaattcGGGGTCTAGATTCGGGAGTCACTGACCAATAAACCACAATATAATAGACACAGCGGAATAAAATgataaatatgaccccttgcatgtaATTGGATCGATCACAGGGTATAGTATGAAATtgacactaatacaaaccaaattttattacaatccataagtctatttagtttaacaaattattcaaattttattactaacctctagactagtcaagcgtcccaaacagtctaaaacacaccaaactatctacaagcacacaactcctgatcaaacctggaactcaagcctgctcggacttagctgaaagatcagaataataaacaagtatgagcgaagaaACGTTCAGCAGGCAGTATATAACTTATAGtgaacaacaaccacaatatctGAGAAAACCAGAAGCTGATATAAGCTTTAACGTTTAAACGACATTTTAAcaaaacacaattatgcactatgatGTTCCTAATGATTAGTCATGAAATAGCACCGGCATCCCAcaaccataccgtaaatataggtatcgatatcccacagccataccgtacctattggatatccataaaAAGGCATATAGTCGCCTTGCAAGATATTAAACTTTcatataatagctcacgctggaccggtgcctcggcctcttacgctaaccaataaccaattcacaaaataattttgattaaaggagtcatATCAATGACATCTTTATCCATCtaactccccatttcacatggtccggagtcaCCTCTACAACTGATGGATAAATAACTAGAAcgattagttattcgctaatctcattTCAATGTTTCACCGTATAGTGTATATCTGGATAgcatagttattcactatctatcgaatcaaggtttgttctagcagaatgattgctagaataaaAGGATTTCAATAATCAAATAACCGTTGGTATATAACACATCACAAGAATATTTATAAAACAataaactattctgaatttagaataggggaggagacttgcctggtatgcttgaTAATTTCTCACTATAACCttggcttataactgctggctactgactccgtctaacacttgacgACACTCCTTCCTACTcgattttataaataaaaggaCCATCTTAATTCGGCTACTAGTGCATCAAGAACGGTTTTGTAACTCTCTCGGAATCAATTGATTTGTGTTCAAGAGCAAATCACACCCCCAAATCTCAATTTTCTATTTCCTGaaaaaaaattgataaaaaaagaataataactaagttttttcagctatttatatttatgtaaaaataaatacccaaaaatgaattaagggtgtttttatcccttagttaaaataattaggccccaaaataataattatggggaataattttaaaagcaataaaatataaactttatatcaaaattcctcaaaaattacgaataattcaaaaatacaaaaataatgagtatttgaaatatgaattattctataaaaataaaaatgtgaattttgcaggctttgacgtcccggtggggtctcggtccgttgatttttgaaaaactgaaatgttacctaaattaacaaaaaatcccgaaaacacataaatgcattcaaatgcacataaaatgagataaaacaagtacctcaataaagacgctaataaacacgcgtccagattgcagattgattcatataaatgcagttTAAAATACATAACAACTAATCAAAAAAAATTCTAGTCCGTGGGGAGCCACAATTAACAATTATAACACGTAATATCATGACAATAATCGTTTTAAACTCATAAAacatattatatttatttatttaacatagaatatttacataattttcccggatattacaatgaATCCCTCATACCAAGACACtagtattctcctttgatttgatctaacttcctctgtaccctgACACAGAATCTCAATCTTCACCCAAATATGTTTGGTTGTGTCATaattgacaatattgttgtacataacattgtcaagtgactctatcggAATTAGTTGCAGGCCACTATCCAGGGAGATTTTTTCCTTTTGAGTttcagtgtattttgaggggtctttaaGGGCAAAATGAGTTGGAATGACTATAACTCCATCAGTAGATTCACCAACCCTTTCCATGGGAGAAAAATGGTCATTCTTGAGAATCCGGATatataatgggttggccatccttatgaacaacatcatcttctttttccaaagtgtgtagttgattttatcaaaggctggtatcttgatactgcttatcttttttgcactcatacttccatgatcttgatctgtttactttcagattttgctcggataccacttgttagatattaaGTGCAACACATGGGGGATGaatttattttcttgatttttagcctttcaaaCATTTTGGATATGGTATGTGAGCAAATCAGTTTAATTACAGAGATTTTGTGTTATCAATATTTAAAtaacaagcacaatatttcaaaacccacttaatttgtattaattaagtttgtcttgatACAAATCCTgttttcttaaaaatataagaacacggtttcttccttgagagagtacaagaaaaatTTAGATCATTTTGTTACTCCTAaaaataaaggaccagtgtttactttatagattagtagaTAAGGGTTTACATAACATGTAATAAGATATACTAAACCCTTTTCTAAGCTATATCTGATTCTTTCTATTTTTAGCTTAATTACTCTttgcaaatcttgtaggtctgtgaccatcctttgtcagttaatcttggcccttgatcttgcactcttcaagctactttaGTTGACTTTCCAATTTAAgtgaatagatcatttgttgattaataatcttgaatctttaacttgtctgtaTTACTGTATTTGAGGTTCATGTCGAGATCttcagtttgttatatagagacgtgacatctcgataagcatAATAATTTATCGAgatttctgagttctctataagtgtacttgacttgtcgaggtctctagatctctacatgtagaaatgacttgtcgatatctctgagatctatatatatattttaacttgtcgatatctctgagatctgtAATGAcaaattgacttgtcaatatctctaatcttcacatcttcatttgaattgtcgatatatctaagttctctacatgtagaaacgatttgtcgatatcttcaatcttcatatccTCATTtaacttttcgatatctctgagacttctctataagccattttggacttcgCGATAAGTCAATCTGGAGTTCTCATATGACTTTTCGATATAATTTGATCTGTAACTtttcgatatcttgacttagaacacttttcataaaacagatttattcaatcACAAGCTTTTACATCTTTTCTCTAAAGCATGATCTTTACTTGATCTTCTTcgagagtttattcttaggcttgaaactgttTATTGGAAAAATGCTAcagtctaatcttctaatctttttacagactcaagaaatacaatacataatacagatttagactatcatacaactgaatctcagggttgtcagtatgacttagtcttattattatacaggaatgtcttgcacaacagaaAGCTCAAAATTTTCTCTTAAGGATTTCttactctactccctcatccagaaaataAGCATAAGGGAGTGGGGGTCAAATGATAGGATATATAACCCATACCGAACCCGAGTTTGGACCACTGAGTACAGGACCGGGGAGGTCCGACTCCAGTACACTAACCCGGGTTCTAGGCCACTCGGTCTAGGACCGGTTAGGTCCAGCTCAATGAAACCAGGTTCGGACCACTTAATCCAGGACTAGTTAGGTCCATCTCAATTCCAGTCCAGGATCGAATTGACCCAGCTCATATGCACCTCAGATCTCGGAACCAAGCATCCTCGCGTCCCCTATCCCAGAAGGCCCAACTAAAACAAAACATGTGAGGCACGAGCCCAGAGACATGACAATGATAGCTATTGATGATCAATTATGAGAATAATCAGGGCACATATCAAAGGTTCCTTGAAACATTTCTCAACCATCCTTATTGGAAAATGTGTAAGGCATTTATTTAAGCTAGGCGTCCTCCGCTCCTGGTTAGGGGTGTGCATTTGGTTAACCGAAACCAAAACCAAATTTTTTTACGGTTAACCGAAACCGAAATATGTCAAATATGCCTACCGAAAACCGAACCGATTTTAATTCGGTTAGAAACCGAACCGATATAATTTTTCGGTTAATAACCGAAAACCGATTTCGAAAATGGAAATTTATttgaaatataaaaaaatgacaaaaatagaTATATTTTTTAACCAGTATTTTAgaatcaaaaaaaattatatataatacaacaGGAATGATACATAGAACACATGCTATACGAAGAATAAATGGTGAGTACCTGTAGATGACATGCAGGGAGTTAATGATCTCCAGTAAACTTACATAATAAGCATTTCAGAATAAAAATTACCTGTCAATAACTATTTACACCTACATAATAAACATTTCAGAATAAAAATTACTTGTCAATAACTATTTACAccaattaatttttatttattttaatattaacaTTAGTTTAAAATACATGAAATACATAACCTGCATATACATTCAGTATTAAAAAGTTTCTACGATGTGATTATAAATATAACATATATTAAAggtataaatatatattaatatttattataataatatattaatatttattaaaataatatattaatatttattattatattatttcaGTTATTTTTTCGGTTATTTGGTTAACCACAGTTAATAACCGAATTTTAATAAATATGCTACCGAAAACCGAAccaaattatttattttgataacCGAACCGAAAATATTTCGGTTATTTGGTTCGGTTTTCGGTTAACCGAACCGAATGCACACCCCAACTCCCGGTAATGAACGACCATGATTGAAAGGtaacaacccctaaaccctaccatTGGGCTATAAATAGTCAAAGTAAGAGAGGTTTAGGGGTTAATCACTCTTTTCTACACACTCATACGCACACACAACCACCTTGCATTTTTATCTTCATAATCCAAAAGCGAGTTTTTACTCTCATACCAGAGGCGCCGCGGGGCTCAAATCCCCCTCTAGTGTTGTTTTTCAGACACTCAACCGTGGATACAACATAAGAAGGGTTCAAGAGTGGTGTCGGAAGGACCAGACCGTGGATTGGAGTTATCGGGAATAATTAAATGTATTGGGGTGTCCAACATCTCTCTGTATTAAAACATGAGTTGTGCCTTCTCCATAAGTAGCTGTTTTAGAGTAATGGTAAGCACTTGATTTTAACAAGTGGTATCACAGCTGCTTACGGGTTCGATTCCCACTATTGCGTATATTTATTTATGAGATTTATGCCAAAAGCAAGTTGTGCAGCTATGGTCTCAGACTAGGACATCCCATTTCTCATACGGGTACATGTTAGTGTTGGTAGATAGTGGGAGATTGTTGGGGTGTATAGTATCTTTCTATATCGAAACATGACGTTGGCTGCTACACTATAAAAGTTATAGTTGCGTCTTTCACACTAGTAACTGCTTTTGGAGTTGTGGTAAGAGCTTGATGATAATGTGTATGTATATGTAACAGGCATGTAAAGAAATAAATTCATTTATGTAAATTAGTTAACTTCAATCTCGATGGTAAGAAAAAAAGTTTAATATTTATTGTAATGTCATCATACTTGTATAATTTTAAAGGTGGCTAGTTTTGTTGTATACGCCTTTAATATATACTTGAAGATgatttttacaaaaataataatttaagattattaatattacataaaattgATATACAAACATATATTTGAACTATAATTATAGATATTTACACTAACAATATATTAATatctttttttattattattaatagtATGATGAGTATGCATAATGTAAAAACATAGTATGCGAAAATTTAGAATTACTTCGTTGTAATTTACTATTCGCAAGTGTAATGTTAATATTTATGTTGGATGACtgaaagatatatatatatatatatatttgtatttattatatttttttaaaacagaTGAAACATAGttcaatataaatatttttaaaattttccttAAGTATGAGAAAACTAAATTTTTTAAGAAATCTCCATAAACTTTTTTTTTCTTATCTTACATGAATTTAAAATGTCAAACTAACAAATAATCCAGAAAAAAAAATAATGAGTTACTAAATGTACATCTAATGAgcatattaaaatatataaagatttatatatatatatatatatctttgaATGATTTTTTATTTAGATCGACCACTTTATAACAAAATAATCGTTCAATATATACCTTTAATATTATATAAGAaaatagaatcattataaaatcaaTACTAGATAATCACTAGGATTTGGAATTTTTTCAACAATTATCTTTTGATTTAATATTCACATCTGTACGGTACGGTGGGGTGGTTGAAAAATATTTGAGAAATATAACTTTAGGTCGCACTAATAGAAAAGCTTTTTATTTTGGTCTTTAGATAATCTAAGCCCTATATATAGTAGTTATTTAAATTGTAGATTGAAATTTTTTGTTAATTTGTGGAAGGTAAATGGAGTTGtctaattaattaaaattttaaaaaatatttatcatTCGATAATCTTTTTGTATATTCGACTTATTACAAGTGTCCTAAGCCGTCAGATAATATGCCATGCAAAAAGACTATAAATTACGACCTAATCATTGCATATGTCAAGCTGATTTTTGACTTCGATAAGAAAACTAAGATTTCACTCGCTTCTCAACTTTAATTCTCCTTCACTCGATTAGATTATAAATTTACGGTCATGATCACTCTTGTCCGCTTCACTCTAATTTATCACTcactataaatatatatatgatcTACCATATGTTCAATTCAGGAACATATTATCATATAAATCACTCTCACTTTTCATTGATCGCTTTCACTACTCACACATCCCATTACTTCCACACTCATAAAAAATGGTGCTTGAATCAAACAATTTCATTCAGAATTTTGGTTTTGAATCAAAACCCCTTACGTGTGGAAATAATCCAATGAATCCACCACAAAATAATATTTTCTCAAATGAACAAGTTGATTATAACTCATCGCAAAAGAATCCTATAAATATCAACTTTCCAAACTCTGATCATCAAACATTTACTAGTGGAGGATCATCTTTGAATCAGCCCGTTCAGAATTTTTATTCAGATTCATATCGGATACCTTCATCAATTTCTGCAACAGGAGTCAACCATACTGGCTActcaaaaaataataaattaatgtCTACTTCATCCTCAAATGGTGCTGGTTTGTATAAACAGTATCCAAGTTTCATTCATCTGAACACATCACAACAACTCAGGCGTCCAATGCAAGTCCAAACCTATACTACCGAACTTCATGTCAACATCCAAGAATTTGGTTCATCCGGTTTAGCGAATCCATGCATGAACGTAGACAAGATAGTAAGAGATGGAAGGGCTAAGAAAAATAATGAGAAAAAATATAAGAATGGCATTAAAGGGAATTGGTCCCAGGAAGAGGACAGGTAAAACCGATTTTAATTAGTAATAAATTTTATGGTTATTGTGTTAGTAAGTTATAATTTAAACTAATTCAAAAATATTTCGGAAAATCTTTTGTTGTAAAAATTAATTAGATTATTTTACAGAATGTTGCTGAATTTAGTGCACAAGTATGGAAATAAGAAGTGGAGCTATATTGCTAGGATGATGCCTGAGAGGCTCGGGAAGCAGTTAAGGGAACGATACAACAATCATCTTAAGCCTGGACTGAAGGTTTTATTTTTCTTATTCACAAGTTATTGTTAAAATTTTAATCATACCACATAAGCTCTATTTAGTTTTTCCTCACAATTGGAAGTATTCtatcaaaaacaaaaaaaaatcagttaTATTTTAATCATAAATTATGTAAACATGTTAACATTTAGTATTAATCAATCGTCCCCCTTAATATTTTACAAAGAAAAGTTATTATACCCAAaagaaataaaatatttttgatgGAAAATTGTAGAAAATAAAATACATCTTGGGAGTTTCAATAAAGTCTTCTAGTATCTACCAACATCATTAATATATACTTTATATTCCCATTCCATGACGTCGTTATTAACTCGACACACATGTTTATACTTTTATTTTTGACATTATAATTTTCAAAGGAATCGCCACACATATGCATGTCATTTGAATGTTAGATTTTATTGCTTTATATATAACCATTGGATGAACCAtctcaatttttataaaaattttatttatctCTATTGTATCCATATGTGATTACATTATATTTTATAGTTAGTTTccttaaatttttaaatattacacagtttgtttatttattttctaGAAGTTTCATGATGTATTACCTTTTTGTATATCTCTTTTATTGTGATTATCTAAAAGTCTTGCATTGTGATGTTTGCATTTAACATTCTATACCACttacatatattttattaataaatttcttAAGAAAGTTAATTACGTATATATTCTAAATTTGTATGACAGAAAGAGGCTTGGACTGAGGAGGAGGATATGCAGCTGATTCAAGCCCATGAAAAGCTGGGAAACAAGTGGGCTGAGATTTCAAAGCTGCTCACGGGGCGTAGCGAAAGCGATATCAAGAATCGTTGGAATGCCAGCAAGAGGAAGTGCATCAATGCTATACAGAAAATCAAGAACACCCCGAAGTCCAGCTCCCTGTTTGAGAACTATGTAAAGACTATGTTTAATAATGTGTGTCAAGGAAGGAGCCAAACATCAACTGAATCAATTGCAATGGCCGGGTCTTCCTCTGGAGGTAGCAACAGTAAGGAAGCTGGAAAAGATGGATCGGTTAGTGTGGAAAACTATGGTGTATCTACTCTCGAGGCAAATGTGTTGGCAAATAAAAGGGGAATAATGAAAGTGGACCAATGTTTGAGTCCTTGAGTTATCTATAAATGCTCTCTCTGCAGTAGAGACGCGGGATCATAATTTATATTGCTGGGTTAGATTGGGGGATATACATGGTTTTTATGTTTGCTTCATATTTTTTATTTGGCATAAACCTggttttttatttgtaaacacaACGGTATATTTTCCCTTTTATCTTGCTTTAAAGGGTGAAAATGTATCACTCTAAGAATtttatgaataataattaataagaAAAATAATGTTTGACTTAGATTTCTTTCCTAAATTTCTTAGTATTTGTTTTCATATTGAAGTTATTTATGATGAAATATGAAACTGACAGGGAGTGATATCATGCATATATTTGAAAAACTTTGGGGAGATAGATAAACTGTTACATATTATGAACTATGAAGGGAACAAAATCTTTTGGGAAATAGATAAACTATTACATATGAACCATGCAGGGAACTTTTTATTCCGGATGCC
It contains:
- the LOC141716776 gene encoding uncharacterized protein LOC141716776; amino-acid sequence: MVLESNNFIQNFGFESKPLTCGNNPMNPPQNNIFSNEQVDYNSSQKNPININFPNSDHQTFTSGGSSLNQPVQNFYSDSYRIPSSISATGVNHTGYSKNNKLMSTSSSNGAGLYKQYPSFIHLNTSQQLRRPMQVQTYTTELHVNIQEFGSSGLANPCMNVDKIVRDGRAKKNNEKKYKNGIKGNWSQEEDRMLLNLVHKYGNKKWSYIARMMPERLGKQLRERYNNHLKPGLKKEAWTEEEDMQLIQAHEKLGNKWAEISKLLTGRSESDIKNRWNASKRKCINAIQKIKNTPKSSSLFENYVKTMFNNVCQGRSQTSTESIAMAGSSSGGSNSKEAGKDGSVSVENYGVSTLEANVLANKRGIMKVDQCLSP